The Litchfieldia alkalitelluris genome has a window encoding:
- the xerS gene encoding tyrosine recombinase XerS: MASESQQQLYKKLQIIVKELPWYVEEYIDHKRRKLSTASLVNYCHDFKIFFNWVISEQLYDGSIKEVPLELLETLTVQQVEGFLQALKYELNNKEITVNRKLSALKSLFNYLQNIAETRDLKPYLHRNVMAKIEFNELKDSMETIANKMEGKILLGDEYEKFRRFIASDYGEFVKENKKLLNFYKLNSERDTAIVSLILGSGLRLSEVVNLDLDDIDFSKFSARVIRKGNKEQYVFFSKIAMDDLQEYLKIRENRYHVEKTNKALFVAAPMGPKGKSRRLTARSIEKVIEKYATAFGKPSLSVHKLRHSFATRYHAEINDVPKLRRQLGHSSIQTTMIYTHIKNDDLRSAVDKMDIPKE, translated from the coding sequence ATGGCTAGTGAATCACAACAACAACTATATAAAAAATTACAAATAATCGTTAAAGAATTACCTTGGTATGTTGAAGAATATATCGATCATAAACGCAGAAAACTTTCAACTGCTTCATTAGTAAATTACTGTCATGATTTTAAAATCTTTTTTAATTGGGTTATTTCTGAACAACTATATGATGGTTCAATCAAAGAAGTTCCATTAGAACTTTTAGAAACTTTAACTGTTCAGCAAGTCGAAGGATTTTTACAGGCTCTTAAATATGAGTTAAATAACAAGGAAATTACTGTAAACCGAAAATTATCCGCATTAAAATCCCTTTTTAATTACTTACAAAACATTGCTGAAACACGGGATTTAAAGCCCTACCTCCACCGTAATGTGATGGCTAAGATTGAATTCAACGAACTTAAAGATAGTATGGAAACGATCGCAAATAAGATGGAGGGTAAGATTTTACTTGGTGATGAATATGAAAAGTTTAGACGTTTTATTGCTTCGGACTATGGAGAATTCGTTAAAGAAAATAAGAAACTTTTAAACTTTTATAAGCTAAATTCAGAGCGTGATACTGCGATTGTGTCACTTATTCTTGGTTCTGGTTTACGTTTATCAGAGGTTGTAAATTTAGATTTAGATGATATCGATTTTAGTAAATTTTCTGCTCGTGTCATTCGAAAAGGAAACAAAGAACAATATGTTTTCTTTAGTAAAATTGCCATGGATGATCTTCAAGAGTATTTAAAAATTAGAGAGAATCGTTACCATGTAGAAAAAACAAATAAAGCCTTATTTGTAGCAGCCCCTATGGGACCTAAAGGAAAATCGCGTCGACTAACTGCTCGTTCAATTGAAAAAGTAATCGAAAAGTATGCTACAGCTTTTGGTAAGCCCTCCCTTTCTGTTCATAAATTAAGGCATTCATTTGCTACCAGATATCATGCTGAGATTAATGATGTTCCTAAATTACGAAGACAACTTGGTCACTCATCAATACAAACAACGATGATCTACACCCACATAAAAAATGATGATTTACGAAGTGCTGTTGATAAGATGGATATACCTAAAGAGTAA
- a CDS encoding LAGLIDADG family homing endonuclease: protein MIPIIGLSGRSIRSIVHKHDIEMNRAKSSGKPRKHKVNEDFFKVWSHKMAWVLGMFITDGCVSKQLNRISFSQKDERILRLIANYLEADYIIAPIYSSRTTPTLMINSKIIKNDLKKLGISNNKSLTVPFPDIPEEFLPSFIRGVIDGDGWVQNKGYVMNITTGSLDFAKGLLSVFQTWKLRSEITTETTQANHPIYRVWVKGKSDLPHLAKLIYNNTCLNHPNSYKREFMMKHITENQELKEV, encoded by the coding sequence ATGATACCAATTATCGGGCTTTCTGGTCGATCTATTCGTAGTATTGTACATAAGCATGATATTGAAATGAATAGAGCAAAATCATCAGGAAAACCACGAAAACATAAAGTGAATGAAGACTTCTTTAAAGTTTGGTCACATAAAATGGCCTGGGTTTTAGGAATGTTTATTACTGATGGTTGCGTAAGTAAACAATTAAATCGTATTTCATTTTCTCAGAAAGATGAAAGGATCTTACGTTTAATTGCTAATTATTTGGAAGCAGATTATATAATAGCACCTATATATTCATCTAGAACAACACCTACATTAATGATTAACTCTAAAATTATAAAAAATGATCTTAAAAAATTAGGTATATCAAATAATAAATCATTAACTGTACCGTTCCCTGATATTCCAGAAGAATTTCTCCCCTCTTTTATAAGGGGTGTTATTGATGGAGATGGTTGGGTTCAAAATAAAGGTTATGTAATGAACATCACTACAGGAAGTCTAGACTTTGCTAAAGGCCTTTTGTCAGTTTTTCAAACTTGGAAATTGAGATCAGAGATTACAACTGAAACAACACAAGCTAACCATCCAATTTACCGTGTTTGGGTTAAGGGAAAATCTGACCTTCCTCATCTAGCAAAACTTATTTACAATAATACATGCTTAAATCATCCTAACTCATACAAGAGAGAATTCATGATGAAACATATAACAGAAAATCAAGAATTAAAAGAGGTGTAA
- a CDS encoding rRNA methyltransferase, which translates to MWKLLNGRLIQTTDISRIKFRTNISKSILEKLYELANENDTYPNYLIESGLKNVLTQGVIHYNKNSRPKDRVQYKTTYDKELLERVKSFAKEHHLYINDVLEYSTNYINLEDIKNTSYKHRIE; encoded by the coding sequence ATGTGGAAATTATTAAACGGTAGGTTGATTCAAACTACAGATATTTCAAGAATAAAATTTAGAACAAATATAAGCAAATCGATACTAGAAAAATTATATGAACTGGCAAATGAAAATGATACCTACCCTAATTACCTTATTGAAAGTGGATTAAAAAATGTTTTAACACAAGGAGTGATACACTATAACAAGAATTCTAGACCTAAAGACCGAGTACAATATAAAACTACTTATGATAAAGAACTTTTAGAAAGAGTTAAGTCTTTTGCTAAAGAACATCATTTATATATAAACGATGTCTTAGAGTATAGTACCAACTATATAAATTTAGAAGATATTAAAAATACTAGTTATAAACATCGGATAGAATAA
- a CDS encoding DUF1961 family protein, giving the protein MKFKNFTKGKCLYQNNLSSKQDVTDWNLEGQAKISFQENRLHLENELDPDEHGDNAHWVFWCPVDFPDKIIVEWDFYPIREPGLCMIFFAATGQNGKDLFDSSLATRTGKYPEYHSGDINALHLSYFRHKHADERAFRTCNLRKSHGFHLVAAGADPLPPVEDAISPYHLKLVKYKGVIQFSINELTVLEWEDDGEQFGSVLSGGKIGLRQMAPMKAAYKNLIVHEAQLDD; this is encoded by the coding sequence ATGAAATTTAAAAACTTTACGAAGGGAAAATGCCTTTATCAGAACAATTTATCATCAAAACAGGATGTTACTGACTGGAATCTCGAAGGTCAAGCTAAGATCAGTTTTCAAGAAAATCGACTGCATCTAGAAAATGAATTAGATCCAGATGAGCATGGTGATAATGCACATTGGGTCTTTTGGTGTCCGGTAGATTTTCCTGATAAAATTATTGTAGAATGGGATTTTTACCCCATTAGGGAACCTGGATTATGTATGATATTTTTTGCTGCGACTGGTCAAAATGGGAAAGATTTATTTGATTCTTCCTTAGCAACCCGTACTGGTAAGTATCCAGAATATCATTCAGGTGACATTAACGCTTTACATCTTTCTTATTTTAGACATAAGCATGCAGATGAAAGAGCTTTTCGCACATGTAATTTGAGAAAAAGCCATGGATTTCATTTAGTTGCTGCAGGTGCAGATCCGCTGCCCCCCGTCGAGGATGCAATATCTCCTTATCATTTAAAGTTAGTAAAATACAAAGGAGTAATTCAATTCTCCATTAACGAATTAACAGTATTAGAGTGGGAGGATGATGGAGAGCAATTTGGTTCCGTTTTATCTGGTGGCAAGATTGGTTTGCGACAAATGGCTCCAATGAAGGCTGCTTACAAGAACTTAATTGTCCATGAAGCACAACTAGATGATTAA
- a CDS encoding DMT family transporter, whose translation MNKYLVLLLLIFANLFWAGNYVFGEYLVDEMSPLQMTFSRWLIAAFLLFPMAHWIERPKWKSVWKEWKTLLVLAILGIISYNFLLYEALQYTNSLNAALVNSLNPAVLVVFSVLFLKEKMAVSNIIGLLISLFGVLLVLTKGQLQLIFDTSYNQGDLLMLVAILVWTVYSVIGRKTKSIPPITATSISALFALIMMLPVIVFSNNDFNFNLSNQAITGVIYMGIFPSVASFICWNVSLRHIDASKAGVYLNLITVFTAIISLILGHSISFIQVLGGIFVFLGVFLTSKRKKKIKDETIKLSPVAGMVGK comes from the coding sequence ATGAACAAATACCTGGTGTTATTACTCCTTATATTCGCAAACTTGTTTTGGGCAGGTAATTATGTTTTCGGCGAATATTTAGTTGATGAAATGTCACCGCTACAAATGACATTTTCACGATGGTTAATCGCTGCGTTTTTACTTTTCCCTATGGCTCATTGGATTGAACGACCAAAATGGAAAAGTGTTTGGAAAGAGTGGAAAACTTTATTGGTTTTAGCAATACTAGGAATCATAAGTTATAATTTTCTTTTATACGAAGCATTACAATATACAAATTCATTGAATGCAGCGCTAGTCAATTCCTTAAACCCAGCAGTATTAGTGGTTTTTTCTGTTCTGTTTCTAAAAGAAAAAATGGCCGTTTCAAATATTATTGGTTTACTCATTTCTTTATTTGGTGTTCTTTTAGTTTTAACTAAAGGGCAGCTGCAGCTGATTTTTGACACTTCATATAATCAAGGTGATCTTCTTATGCTTGTAGCAATATTGGTTTGGACGGTTTATTCAGTCATCGGTAGGAAAACGAAATCGATTCCACCAATTACTGCAACATCCATATCGGCATTATTTGCTTTAATAATGATGCTTCCAGTAATAGTCTTCTCGAATAACGACTTCAATTTTAATTTGAGTAACCAGGCGATAACTGGTGTCATTTACATGGGGATTTTTCCTTCTGTAGCTTCCTTTATCTGTTGGAATGTATCTCTTCGTCATATTGACGCAAGTAAAGCTGGGGTATATCTAAACCTAATTACAGTTTTTACAGCAATTATTAGCTTAATCTTAGGTCATTCAATTTCATTCATTCAAGTATTAGGGGGAATATTTGTTTTCCTCGGAGTATTTCTAACGAGTAAGAGGAAGAAAAAAATTAAAGATGAAACCATTAAACTCTCACCAGTAGCAGGAATGGTGGGTAAATGA